One Planctomycetaceae bacterium DNA window includes the following coding sequences:
- a CDS encoding hemolysin family protein, which translates to MPPWVTDLIQIAIALFLVAVNGFFVAAEFALVKVRGSQINELLEQKRPFAKSALWLMERLEQSLSACQLGITMASLALGWVGEPAFAHLLEPVFGWFGITSEGVIHTLGFIIAFTTITALHLVIGEQAPKIFAIRKPEVMLLWCAAPMRVFFILSYPLMAMLNWTTSSLLARMGLEQAGEHGEPVSEAELRLMLSESHRHGFITRSEHSLIDAVFEFDDMVCRRIMVPRNEVEYFDLKDSLSTFLEQVRRTKHTRFPVCDGSLDEVRGIVHIKDLIGISPDSDFDLQSIIRPPRKVPENMPISKLLKHFQATHQLMAIVVDEYGMNIGIVTLENVLEEIIGEVDDEFDEQQRDIIAAGPNAWIVLGSTPIDDVYEALGIRPIEADVDTFAGLLMNQAERILHCGDTVMIAGYRAEIMETRDDCPVRVRMTKP; encoded by the coding sequence ATGCCACCCTGGGTGACGGACCTGATTCAGATTGCAATCGCTCTGTTTCTTGTAGCTGTCAACGGATTCTTCGTTGCAGCGGAGTTTGCGCTGGTAAAGGTGCGCGGCAGTCAGATCAATGAACTGCTCGAGCAGAAACGGCCATTCGCAAAGTCCGCGCTCTGGCTGATGGAGAGGCTCGAACAATCGCTCTCCGCATGTCAGCTTGGCATCACGATGGCTTCACTTGCATTGGGCTGGGTCGGAGAGCCCGCGTTTGCACATCTTCTGGAGCCTGTTTTCGGCTGGTTTGGAATCACATCGGAAGGCGTGATTCACACACTCGGCTTCATCATCGCGTTCACAACAATCACCGCACTGCATCTGGTCATTGGTGAACAAGCTCCGAAGATCTTCGCCATACGGAAGCCTGAGGTCATGTTGCTTTGGTGTGCAGCGCCAATGCGAGTGTTTTTCATTCTGTCGTACCCTTTAATGGCAATGTTAAACTGGACGACCTCATCACTGCTGGCGCGAATGGGGCTGGAGCAGGCTGGCGAGCATGGGGAACCTGTTTCAGAAGCAGAATTGCGACTGATGCTTTCAGAGTCCCACCGACACGGTTTCATTACCCGCTCTGAGCATAGTCTTATTGATGCTGTTTTCGAATTCGATGACATGGTGTGTCGTCGAATCATGGTTCCACGCAATGAAGTGGAGTATTTCGACCTCAAGGATTCGCTGTCGACATTTCTGGAACAGGTTCGTCGTACCAAACACACCCGGTTCCCGGTTTGCGACGGATCACTTGATGAGGTCCGGGGAATTGTCCACATCAAAGACCTCATCGGGATTTCTCCGGATTCTGATTTTGATCTGCAGTCGATCATTCGTCCGCCACGCAAAGTTCCGGAGAACATGCCCATCAGCAAACTGCTGAAGCACTTTCAGGCGACGCACCAGTTGATGGCGATTGTGGTTGATGAATACGGAATGAATATCGGTATCGTGACCCTGGAGAATGTTCTTGAAGAAATCATCGGGGAGGTCGATGATGAGTTCGACGAACAACAACGTGACATCATTGCGGCCGGGCCCAACGCATGGATTGTTCTCGGCAGTACACCCATTGATGATGTCTATGAGGCGCTGGGCATTCGGCCGATTGAAGCGGATGTCGACACGTTCGCCGGACTGCTGATGAATCAGGCTGAGCGGATTCTGCACTGCGGCGATACGGTAATGATCGCAGGTTACCGCGCGGAAATTATGGAGACACGCGACGATTGCCCGGTACGGGTGCGCATGACGAAGCCGTAG
- a CDS encoding ammonium transporter, with amino-acid sequence MFGSDFFRGLRILLPAFVVLTLAGSGTAFAFDEAAPAAVASEEPAALEVEAAAPEAEAESPYYEKKELDYTINTLVMFICAVLVLFMQAGFAMVEVGLNAAKNAVNILFKNLMDLAIGVMLFMLVGYGLMYPGGDFEGKWFGFGGVWGGRDSVETVSELADYSASADFLFQVAFAATAATIVSGAVAGRLKFSAYLVYSAILTGFIYPVSGMWKWGGGALASWGFADFAGSVVVHAVGGCAGLAGAMLLGPRIGRYSADGKSQPMLPHNMPMAALGVFILWVGWYGFNPGSQLTYNGASNAEVTTYIAVTTTLSAAVACFVAMVLSWIVFKKPDLSMALNGALAGLVGITANCDQVTLMGALIIGAVSGGLVFGGIVLLDKLKIDDPVGAFPVHGMCGVWGGIATGIFGTAMPEVDGVELTRMAYIIMQTKCTLIICAWAFTTMFGLFFLLKQVGMLRVPAHEEIEGLDIVEHGMPAYSNATPSPSATLKGGPVMA; translated from the coding sequence ATGTTTGGATCAGATTTCTTTCGAGGACTACGAATCCTGCTGCCAGCGTTCGTGGTATTGACTCTAGCTGGCAGTGGTACTGCGTTTGCTTTTGACGAAGCGGCTCCTGCCGCGGTTGCCTCAGAGGAGCCTGCGGCTCTCGAAGTCGAAGCCGCCGCGCCAGAAGCTGAGGCAGAGTCGCCGTACTACGAGAAGAAGGAGCTGGATTACACCATCAACACATTGGTGATGTTTATTTGTGCGGTGCTCGTCCTGTTCATGCAGGCCGGGTTTGCGATGGTGGAAGTGGGCTTAAATGCAGCCAAGAATGCCGTCAACATTCTCTTCAAAAACCTGATGGACCTGGCGATCGGCGTCATGCTGTTCATGCTGGTCGGATACGGTTTGATGTACCCCGGGGGAGACTTTGAAGGCAAGTGGTTTGGTTTCGGAGGTGTTTGGGGCGGTCGCGATTCGGTGGAAACCGTCAGCGAACTTGCTGATTACAGTGCTTCTGCCGACTTCCTGTTTCAGGTCGCCTTCGCGGCAACGGCAGCAACTATTGTTTCGGGTGCCGTCGCAGGTCGTCTGAAGTTTTCTGCTTACCTGGTTTACAGTGCTATTCTGACGGGCTTCATCTACCCGGTCAGTGGAATGTGGAAGTGGGGCGGCGGAGCTTTGGCTTCGTGGGGCTTTGCTGACTTCGCTGGATCTGTCGTGGTGCACGCTGTGGGTGGTTGTGCCGGACTGGCTGGGGCAATGCTGCTCGGCCCTCGAATTGGAAGATACTCAGCTGACGGTAAGTCTCAACCGATGCTCCCGCACAACATGCCAATGGCTGCACTGGGAGTCTTCATCCTCTGGGTGGGCTGGTACGGGTTCAATCCGGGCAGCCAGTTGACCTACAACGGTGCCAGCAATGCAGAAGTGACAACCTACATCGCGGTCACAACGACACTTTCTGCTGCAGTGGCCTGTTTCGTCGCCATGGTCCTGTCGTGGATTGTGTTCAAGAAACCAGATCTCTCAATGGCGTTGAATGGTGCTCTGGCTGGTCTGGTGGGAATTACCGCTAACTGCGATCAGGTCACACTGATGGGAGCACTGATCATCGGTGCGGTTTCCGGCGGACTTGTGTTCGGAGGCATCGTGCTTCTGGACAAGCTGAAGATCGACGACCCGGTTGGTGCTTTCCCTGTCCATGGAATGTGCGGCGTCTGGGGTGGAATTGCCACTGGTATCTTCGGTACAGCAATGCCTGAGGTCGATGGTGTCGAACTCACGCGAATGGCTTACATCATCATGCAGACCAAGTGCACGCTCATCATCTGTGCCTGGGCCTTCACGACCATGTTTGGACTGTTCTTCCTGCTCAAACAAGTCGGCATGCTGCGAGTGCCTGCTCACGAAGAAATTGAGGGTCTGGACATCGTGGAACACGGAATGCCAGCCTATTCGAACGCCACACCATCTCCATCCGCAACTTTGAAGGGTGGACCTGTCATGGCATAA
- a CDS encoding PSD1 and planctomycete cytochrome C domain-containing protein: MNAMQSVRTNGTFNCSTIPLRSRNLPVEPLGFAFRMIIAATSLACVFSPELLADEATTANQSAEVIDFNRQIRPLLSDRCMSCHGPDENDREGNLRIDSFESLTEDRNGRQVVVPGNAGNSVLIERIVAMDHDIRMPPPDSGKSLTSQEVQLLRAWIDQGARWENHWAYEKPVAVSPPILNGVLANWPVNWVDNFIGFNLQRRNLKPAEDADPAALIRRVHFDLIGLPPASEVVTAFVEEPTQRAYDEVVDQLLASDAYGERMAMFWLDLVRYADTVGYHGDQDHNSSPYRDWVIDSFASNMPFDQFTREQLAGDLIADSDVDQKIASCYNRLLQTTHEGGLQPKEYLAIYAADRVRNLSAVWMGATVGCAQCHNHKFDPYTSKDFYSLAAFFADVDEEDHFRTGTNALPTKRAPEMRVLTARERQSLAELQKQLSRLNQDGATTSDDKSQSEEIRRIKHAIEDLEASARSCMITVAKPVPRTTRVFPRGNWMDESGEVVQPAVPAFLRPAAVSVDSGLDKNRRLTRLDLANWLVDEDGIGLLTARVMVNRLWAIGFGTGISPSLDDFGGQGFPPEHPELLDQLAIEFVRSGWNVRHLMKLIVTSRTYQQSSDLRTDLNLIDPQNKWLARQNSFRLPAEMIRDNALAVSGLLVKQVGGGSVRPYQPAGYYRHLNFPIRKYSHHADQRQWRRGVYMHWQRQFLHPMLRAFDAPSREECTAQRARSNTPLAALVLLNDPTFVEASRVFAARVLQTTAHEESDAARISWTFRECVSRPPDAEELRLLELLLNRSRNEYLSNPERAAALMETGIAPKPEPSSTDSAITELAAWTTVCRAILNLDEVVTRY; this comes from the coding sequence ATGAATGCCATGCAATCTGTCAGGACCAACGGAACCTTCAACTGCTCAACCATTCCGTTGCGTTCACGCAACTTGCCTGTAGAACCGCTCGGGTTCGCATTTCGAATGATCATCGCCGCCACTTCGCTCGCCTGTGTTTTTTCACCAGAACTGCTGGCCGACGAAGCGACGACAGCAAACCAAAGCGCCGAAGTGATTGATTTCAATCGACAGATTCGCCCTCTGCTTTCGGATCGCTGTATGTCATGCCACGGGCCGGACGAAAACGATCGTGAAGGCAATCTGCGGATCGACAGTTTTGAAAGCCTGACAGAAGACAGAAACGGACGCCAGGTTGTTGTGCCTGGCAACGCTGGAAACAGCGTGCTGATCGAGCGAATCGTAGCCATGGACCATGACATCAGAATGCCGCCGCCGGACTCCGGTAAATCACTGACGTCTCAGGAAGTTCAGCTGTTGCGGGCATGGATAGACCAGGGGGCCCGTTGGGAAAACCACTGGGCATACGAAAAACCAGTCGCTGTTTCGCCCCCGATACTGAATGGAGTTCTGGCGAACTGGCCCGTTAACTGGGTGGACAATTTCATCGGATTCAATCTGCAGCGCAGGAATCTGAAGCCAGCAGAAGATGCAGATCCTGCGGCCCTCATTCGCCGGGTCCATTTCGACCTGATTGGCTTACCACCCGCTTCAGAGGTTGTGACGGCATTCGTCGAAGAACCGACACAGAGGGCGTACGATGAAGTGGTCGACCAACTGCTCGCAAGTGACGCCTATGGTGAGCGAATGGCGATGTTCTGGCTGGATCTTGTCCGCTATGCTGACACGGTCGGGTACCATGGTGACCAGGATCATAACAGCTCACCGTATCGCGACTGGGTGATCGATTCGTTTGCATCGAACATGCCGTTTGATCAGTTCACACGTGAGCAACTGGCCGGTGACCTGATCGCTGATAGTGACGTCGATCAGAAAATTGCATCGTGTTATAATCGACTGCTGCAGACCACGCATGAAGGTGGACTGCAGCCCAAAGAATATCTTGCCATCTACGCGGCTGATCGTGTTCGAAATCTGTCCGCAGTGTGGATGGGAGCGACCGTAGGTTGTGCACAGTGCCATAACCACAAATTCGATCCCTACACATCGAAGGACTTCTATTCTCTGGCAGCGTTTTTTGCAGACGTTGATGAAGAGGATCACTTCAGAACCGGCACGAATGCATTGCCAACAAAACGGGCGCCCGAAATGCGTGTACTGACTGCCCGGGAACGCCAATCGCTCGCTGAATTGCAGAAACAACTGTCACGTCTGAATCAAGACGGGGCAACGACATCCGACGACAAGTCTCAATCGGAAGAGATCCGGAGAATCAAGCATGCCATCGAAGATCTCGAAGCCTCTGCACGATCCTGCATGATTACTGTGGCAAAGCCAGTCCCACGCACGACACGCGTTTTTCCACGTGGCAACTGGATGGACGAATCCGGAGAAGTCGTACAGCCAGCTGTGCCCGCTTTTCTAAGGCCCGCTGCAGTATCGGTGGATTCGGGCCTGGATAAGAATCGCCGCCTCACTCGGCTTGATCTTGCGAATTGGCTGGTTGATGAAGACGGTATCGGATTGCTTACGGCACGCGTGATGGTCAATCGACTTTGGGCCATCGGTTTTGGAACGGGAATCAGTCCGTCTCTTGACGATTTTGGCGGTCAGGGTTTTCCTCCTGAACACCCTGAACTGCTCGACCAGTTGGCCATCGAATTCGTACGCAGCGGGTGGAACGTCCGTCATCTGATGAAACTCATCGTCACAAGCCGAACATACCAACAAAGTTCAGACCTGCGGACGGACCTGAATTTGATTGATCCGCAAAACAAATGGCTGGCCCGTCAGAATTCATTCCGTCTGCCCGCTGAGATGATTCGTGACAACGCTCTGGCTGTTTCGGGATTGCTTGTCAAACAGGTAGGAGGTGGCAGTGTTCGACCCTACCAGCCAGCAGGTTACTATCGTCATTTGAACTTTCCGATTCGAAAGTACTCGCATCATGCCGATCAGCGGCAGTGGCGACGCGGTGTTTACATGCACTGGCAGCGTCAATTCCTGCATCCCATGTTGCGAGCATTCGATGCGCCAAGTCGCGAGGAATGTACGGCCCAGCGAGCCCGAAGCAACACGCCGCTGGCTGCGCTCGTCCTTCTGAACGATCCAACATTCGTCGAGGCATCGCGAGTCTTTGCTGCACGCGTCCTGCAGACGACGGCCCATGAAGAGTCTGACGCTGCAAGAATTTCGTGGACGTTTCGGGAATGTGTTTCGCGACCGCCCGACGCAGAAGAACTGCGGTTGCTCGAATTGCTCCTGAATCGCAGTCGCAACGAGTATCTCTCGAATCCGGAAAGGGCGGCAGCATTGATGGAAACCGGCATTGCGCCGAAGCCAGAACCATCGAGCACCGATTCTGCGATCACCGAACTGGCGGCATGGACGACGGTCTGTCGAGCCATCCTGAACCTGGATGAAGTCGTCACGCGTTACTAA
- the dnaE gene encoding DNA polymerase III subunit alpha produces MIDVAETSGNAERTTRPFAHLHCHTHYSLLDGVNRIPDLVNHVKSMGMNSVAITDHGNLYGAIEFYNVCRDKGVNPIIGYEAYVAPGRRTDRSASRMKEAQSHLTLLAMNRQGFDNLIQMSSAAYLEGFYYKPRIDRELLEQCNEGIICLSGCASSELSKLLLAEKQDEAEQLAAWYSRVFGDRFYMEIQDAGFQIQKDCLELTVDLAKRMGLPLVATNDAHYLKREDAAVQDVMLCVNTRTTRDDPRRMKMEHDGLYVCSPDEMYGIFKGLEDAVARSQEIADRVDIQLGDRKLYPVFRPENGQTDIDYLKDLCDKRMHERYGDELTDAHWKRLQYELSVIESKGYASYFLIVWDFVEFARRHGIPCGARGSACGAIVAYLLRLGDVCPLKYDLLFERFLDPSRAEPPDIDIDFCRDRRQMVIDYTKEKYGAGSVAQIGTYGTLKAKNAIRDVGRALNVPLSRVNELAKMVPDTLNIKLKTAIDESPELKMAYDTDPAARELLDYAIAVEGLARSAGTHAAGVVIADVELGKVLPLQTITGKEDVITQWDGPTVEAVGLLKMDFLGLRNLTILDKAVQNVKRTHPDFDLEYVKNNLSDKETFALLQRGETKGVFQLESGGMRDLLTKMRPDCFADIIATSALYRPGPLEGGMVMEYVDVKNGRKEPRKVHPVVDEILAETYGVMVYQEQVMRILNRVGNVELANAYKCIKAISKKKEKIIASYHQDYIDGAKSNGISEEIAQDLWNLIIAFAGYGFNKSHSTAYGLIAYETAYLKAHYPVEFMAALLSCEMESSERISEHIDDARRMQIEILPPDINRSIVDFGFIDGKITFGLGAIKGVGESAVSALVEEREANGPFKDLFDMTERVDPKVLNKSTLETLIKAGVLDTLPGTRAQQMELVERAVQSSISRHKDKARGQKSLFGDDDEDEVDDQGNAVGMNLPDVPDWTHTQMLAFEKEAFGFYLTSHPLTQHSRRLERFAANRNSELAEMEDGAPVMIGGMISSIKMANSKKPSRNGNSKYANFDLDDPTGIVRCIAWPDDYSRFEDLIKTENVVFVQGRVDRRGREPNVIVNRIYSLDQADREFTAQVTIKFERGIHTFDDVERVRAILGRYQGSTNVVLVVDSFAEQSTDDGSTVSEADMDTAVSNRLRYVMTTSTDCHVNVGPEFLQALTETVGDENYDLKAARVKKASSGSIGR; encoded by the coding sequence ATGATTGATGTTGCTGAAACAAGTGGAAACGCTGAGAGAACGACTCGCCCCTTTGCCCATCTTCACTGTCACACCCACTACAGTCTTCTGGACGGTGTGAATCGCATTCCTGATCTTGTGAACCACGTCAAGTCGATGGGGATGAACTCCGTTGCCATCACTGATCACGGCAATCTTTATGGAGCGATTGAGTTCTACAACGTTTGCCGTGACAAGGGTGTCAATCCCATTATCGGGTACGAAGCATACGTCGCTCCCGGACGCAGAACAGACAGAAGCGCGAGCCGGATGAAGGAAGCTCAGTCCCACCTGACGCTGCTGGCTATGAATCGGCAGGGATTCGATAACCTCATTCAGATGTCGTCTGCGGCGTATCTGGAAGGCTTCTACTACAAGCCACGTATCGACCGTGAACTGCTGGAACAGTGCAACGAGGGGATCATTTGTTTGTCCGGTTGCGCATCGAGCGAATTGTCAAAGCTGCTGCTTGCAGAGAAGCAGGACGAAGCCGAACAACTTGCCGCTTGGTACAGTCGGGTGTTCGGAGATCGTTTCTATATGGAAATCCAGGATGCAGGATTCCAGATTCAGAAAGACTGCCTCGAACTAACGGTCGATCTTGCCAAACGAATGGGCCTGCCGCTGGTCGCCACAAACGACGCCCATTATCTGAAACGCGAAGATGCAGCCGTTCAGGACGTGATGTTGTGCGTAAACACTCGCACAACTCGGGACGATCCACGGCGAATGAAGATGGAACACGATGGCTTGTACGTGTGTTCTCCGGACGAGATGTACGGCATTTTTAAAGGACTTGAAGATGCGGTGGCCCGTTCTCAGGAGATCGCGGATCGTGTGGATATTCAGCTGGGCGATCGAAAGCTGTATCCCGTGTTTCGCCCCGAGAATGGCCAGACGGATATCGACTATCTGAAAGATCTTTGCGACAAACGGATGCACGAACGATACGGTGACGAGCTCACCGACGCGCACTGGAAACGACTGCAATACGAACTGAGCGTGATTGAAAGCAAAGGGTACGCAAGCTACTTCCTGATCGTCTGGGACTTCGTTGAATTTGCGAGGCGACATGGCATCCCGTGTGGTGCGAGAGGTTCTGCATGCGGTGCTATTGTGGCTTATCTGTTGCGGCTGGGTGATGTGTGTCCGCTGAAGTACGACCTTCTATTCGAACGCTTCCTTGACCCAAGTCGTGCGGAACCACCCGATATCGATATCGACTTCTGCCGCGACAGACGACAGATGGTCATCGACTACACCAAGGAGAAATACGGTGCAGGCAGCGTTGCCCAGATTGGAACCTACGGAACACTGAAAGCCAAGAATGCGATCCGTGATGTTGGTCGCGCGCTAAATGTTCCGCTGTCTCGGGTCAATGAACTGGCGAAGATGGTTCCGGACACGCTGAACATCAAGCTCAAAACAGCGATCGATGAAAGTCCCGAACTGAAGATGGCTTATGACACAGACCCCGCAGCCCGAGAACTGCTGGACTACGCAATCGCTGTCGAAGGATTGGCCCGCAGTGCCGGAACTCACGCTGCCGGTGTCGTAATTGCGGACGTCGAACTGGGGAAGGTTTTGCCGCTGCAGACGATTACCGGCAAAGAAGACGTCATCACGCAGTGGGATGGTCCGACCGTCGAAGCGGTCGGTCTGCTGAAGATGGATTTTCTCGGGCTCAGAAACCTGACTATTCTGGACAAAGCGGTTCAGAACGTGAAGAGAACGCACCCGGACTTCGATCTTGAGTACGTCAAGAATAATCTGTCGGACAAGGAAACGTTTGCCCTTTTGCAGCGAGGTGAAACGAAGGGCGTGTTTCAGTTGGAATCCGGCGGGATGCGTGATCTCCTGACCAAGATGCGACCGGACTGCTTTGCCGACATCATCGCAACGTCCGCACTCTATCGCCCCGGGCCGCTCGAAGGTGGCATGGTGATGGAATATGTCGACGTCAAAAACGGAAGAAAGGAACCCCGCAAAGTTCATCCTGTTGTGGACGAAATTCTCGCCGAAACGTACGGCGTCATGGTCTACCAGGAGCAGGTGATGCGAATTCTGAATCGCGTCGGAAATGTGGAACTGGCAAATGCATACAAATGCATTAAGGCCATCAGCAAGAAAAAAGAAAAGATCATCGCCAGCTACCATCAGGATTACATTGATGGAGCCAAGTCAAACGGCATTTCAGAAGAAATTGCGCAGGATCTCTGGAATCTGATTATCGCATTCGCGGGCTATGGTTTTAACAAGTCGCACTCAACGGCCTATGGTCTGATCGCGTACGAAACAGCCTACCTGAAGGCTCACTACCCGGTGGAATTCATGGCCGCGCTGCTGAGTTGCGAAATGGAAAGCAGCGAGAGAATTAGTGAGCATATCGATGATGCTCGCCGAATGCAGATTGAAATTCTGCCTCCCGATATCAATCGTTCGATCGTGGATTTTGGATTCATTGACGGCAAGATCACATTCGGTCTGGGGGCCATCAAGGGAGTCGGTGAGTCTGCTGTGAGTGCGCTGGTCGAGGAGCGGGAAGCAAACGGCCCATTCAAAGATCTGTTTGATATGACCGAACGCGTCGACCCTAAAGTACTGAACAAGAGCACTCTGGAAACTCTGATCAAAGCCGGCGTTCTGGATACTCTTCCCGGAACACGTGCACAGCAGATGGAACTTGTTGAACGCGCTGTGCAATCATCGATTTCACGGCACAAAGACAAAGCGCGGGGACAGAAAAGTCTTTTTGGCGATGATGACGAAGACGAAGTCGACGACCAGGGTAACGCGGTGGGAATGAATCTGCCGGATGTTCCGGACTGGACACACACCCAGATGCTGGCGTTTGAGAAAGAGGCCTTTGGTTTCTACCTTACATCACACCCACTGACTCAGCATTCACGCCGGCTGGAAAGATTCGCCGCCAACAGGAATTCTGAGCTTGCTGAAATGGAAGACGGCGCTCCGGTAATGATTGGTGGGATGATCTCTTCAATCAAAATGGCGAACTCGAAGAAACCCAGCCGCAACGGCAATTCGAAGTACGCGAATTTCGATCTGGACGATCCGACAGGAATCGTTCGCTGCATTGCCTGGCCCGACGACTATTCGCGGTTCGAAGACCTGATCAAAACCGAGAATGTGGTGTTCGTTCAGGGGCGGGTCGATCGACGAGGTCGAGAACCTAACGTGATCGTAAACCGGATCTATTCGCTGGATCAGGCCGACCGGGAGTTTACGGCTCAGGTGACAATCAAATTCGAACGCGGCATTCATACGTTCGACGATGTCGAACGCGTTCGCGCCATACTTGGGCGTTATCAGGGAAGCACCAACGTGGTGCTGGTCGTTGATTCGTTTGCAGAACAATCCACTGATGATGGATCAACCGTGAGCGAAGCGGACATGGATACAGCCGTTTCCAATCGACTGCGTTATGTGATGACAACGTCAACCGATTGCCACGTAAATGTCGGCCCGGAGTTTCTGCAGGCACTCACCGAAACAGTGGGGGATGAAAACTACGATCTGAAAGCTGCCAGGGTCAAAAAGGCCAGTTCAGGATCCATTGGCCGATAG
- a CDS encoding methyltransferase domain-containing protein has protein sequence MRRFFTSSYDDHALAVADQHQHEGTRSGTPMDTFRFFLKILTSFCVVIAHAAPAHSDEGNETVVRSPQKAGSTDADDATPAVDRYEWRAEHDPNGIGKFYMGREIAHVMGFQGAAWLERSSRENEERLTLLVKSLNLQPGQVIADIGAGSGVISLRMAEAVLPDGKIMAVDVQDEMLERLKKHCRTFDIRNVVAVKGTQKSPNLKPGSIDLAIMVDVYHEFEFPYEMLGELSKTLKPGGRIAFVEYRMEDPTVPIKLVHKMSQDQVKKEASLPEHGLKYVETIDVLPRQHIIIFERPAVQP, from the coding sequence ATGCGCAGGTTTTTTACGAGTTCATACGACGATCACGCTCTTGCTGTTGCCGATCAACATCAACACGAAGGCACGCGATCCGGAACCCCGATGGACACTTTTCGTTTTTTCCTGAAGATCCTGACTTCTTTCTGTGTCGTCATTGCACATGCCGCCCCGGCTCATTCAGATGAAGGCAATGAAACTGTGGTCCGGTCACCACAGAAGGCAGGCAGCACCGACGCTGATGATGCCACGCCTGCTGTTGACCGATATGAATGGCGAGCCGAGCATGACCCAAATGGAATCGGTAAATTCTACATGGGCCGCGAAATCGCCCATGTCATGGGCTTCCAGGGAGCAGCATGGCTTGAAAGATCCTCAAGAGAAAACGAAGAGCGGCTAACCCTTCTGGTAAAGTCTTTAAATCTTCAGCCCGGTCAGGTCATTGCAGACATCGGCGCAGGAAGCGGAGTGATTTCACTTCGGATGGCAGAAGCCGTTCTGCCGGATGGAAAGATCATGGCGGTGGACGTGCAGGACGAAATGCTCGAACGCCTGAAGAAGCATTGCCGAACCTTTGATATTCGAAATGTCGTTGCCGTGAAAGGGACGCAGAAGTCCCCAAATCTCAAGCCAGGTTCGATTGATCTTGCCATCATGGTTGATGTCTATCACGAGTTTGAATTTCCGTACGAAATGCTTGGGGAACTCTCTAAGACACTGAAACCCGGCGGGCGCATCGCATTTGTTGAGTATCGAATGGAAGACCCAACCGTGCCGATAAAACTCGTTCACAAGATGTCACAGGACCAGGTGAAGAAAGAAGCCAGTCTTCCCGAACATGGTCTCAAATACGTTGAAACGATTGATGTCCTGCCGCGTCAGCACATCATCATCTTCGAACGTCCTGCCGTTCAGCCGTAG